GTATTTTTAGTAGAATTTTTAATTTTATTTTTTACATTTGCACCGTGTTAAAGGAATGGGCACATTATTGATCTCATTCTATTGCGTTAAAATAATCGCTTTTGATTATTATTTCGTCTGCTAAGCCCGGATGGCGGAATTGGTAGACGCGCTGGTCTCAAACACCTGTGGGAAACCGTGCCGGTTCGACTCCGGCTCCGGGTACAAAAAACCTCTTCTTAGCGGAAGAGGTTTTTTTATGTCTTTTTTAAACCATATAAGCCATATAAGAAAATATAACTGAACGCTTAAAGCTCTATATTTAAATAAACTTATATCACTTATATGGTGGAAACCTCACAACTCGCATTATGCAAAACCGGAAAATTGCATGAATTAGCAATAAAACACAATTGATTGGCTTTAAAATGAAGCTCATTAGCCAGTTCTATCTTGTTTTTGTTTACAATTGTAACATTTGGGTTTAAACGAACCTCAACGAAACGACCGCTTCCGTCGGGATTTACTTCGAGTGTTGCTTCTGCATTGTCTGAATAACTAATCACTTCTATTCCGTTTTGAGAGCAGACATATAAATAGGACATCATGTGACACGAAACCAAACTACTTAGCAATAAATCTTCCGGATTATATAATTCCGGATCACCTTTGAAAGCTTTGGCTGCTGAAACTTCTAAAATTGGTTTCCCTTCAATTTGAATTTGATGGGTTTTACTGTAGAATTTCTTTGATACTTCAGCTGAGCTCTGTTTGAAAATCCAGTTTAATTGTGCTTTGAATAAATGTTTCATTTAGATAATATCATTTTCTTTAATAAATAAAAGCTGTTCCTGTCATTTTAGTTTCAAACTTTGAAATTATTGTTTTATCAATTTTATTGCCATCAAGAGTAATCGATTTTAATCCTTTCATTTCAAGCAAGTTGTCTGGAAGATTTGTTAATTCATTTTCATACAAATTCAGTTCTTCCAAATTATTAAGTAATGAGATTTCTCTTGGAAGTTCCTTAATATGATTAACACTTAAATGAATTGTTTTAAGTTTTTTGCATTTAGAAAGTCCTAAAATGACATTTTTAACATCAATTTTATCTTGTCTAATATATCCAAAGGTTTCAAGATTAATTAATTTTTCGAATTGAATATTCAAATTCTTAATTTGATTATTTCCTAGGTTCAGTTCTTTGAGATTTTTAAATCTATGAATTTTTGATAAATTAGCTGAAAAATCAAACTCGAACATACTTGTCATATCAAGTTCTTCAATTTCATCGTTGTTTTGGTAAAATGATTCTGGAAATGTTTTAATATCATTCCACCAAATATCTAATACTTTTAAATTTTTAAGAGTTGTTACCTCATTCGGCAATATTTTAAAATCATTCATTCCGATATTTAAAATTTGCAGCTTTTTTAATTTGTCAATACCATTTAAATCAGATAAATAATTTTCCGAAACATTTAGTTCTTGAAGATTTGAAAGTTCAAATACAACTTCAGGAAGTTTTTTTAAACCTTTTTTTGACAGGTCAAGACGATAAACCTTGTCTAAATCTTTTGGCAAACTATCTAAGTTATTGTAACTTTTTAAGTCGTTAATTTTATCTAATGAGAATTGTTTTAATTCTTGTTTCTTTGAACAAGATAATAAAGTGAAAAGTAGAAAGATTGAAACATAATAATTTCTCATATGAAAGCTTTTAGTTCTTTACAACTAATCAAATGTAAAAAAATTAACAGTTAGTTTTCAAAATAAAAAACCTCGAAAGCTTATCACTTTCGAGGTTTCTTAGAGAACTAAATTAATAAACAAAAGCTAAAACTATTTCTTTACAGAAAATTTAAAAGTCGTTTTAGTTTTATAATTTTCTCCCGGGTTTAAAACCGTGGTTGGGAAATTTTTCTGGTTTGGAGAATCCGGATAATGTTCTGTTTCCAGACATAATCCTGTTCTGTGTGCAAAAGTTCCTCCGTTTGGCATTGGCAATGTTCCGTCAAGGAAGTTTCCAGAATAGAACTGAATTCCAGGTTCGTCTGTTGTCATTTCCATAACTCTTCCGCTTGCTGCGTGGTATACTTTTGCAATGATTGTTTTTCCTTTTTCAGGATTGTTCAATACCCAGCAGTGGTCGTAACCTTTTCCTCTTTCTAACTGCTCGTTTTTAACATTGATATCTTTTCCAATTAATTTTGGCGTTCTGAAATCGAAAGGAGTACCCGCTACATCATCTAATTTTCCTGTTGGAATCAAAGTCGCGTCAACCGGAACTAATTTATCTGCATTTAAAGTCAATTCGTGATCTAAGATTGTTTTTGTAAAATCTCCGGATAAATTGAAGTATGAATGTTGTGTCAGGTTAACAACGGTAGTTTTGTCTGTTGTTGCTTCGTAAAGCACTTCCAACTGATTGTCATTTGTCAATGTATATGTTACAATAACTTTCAGGTTTCCCGGATAACCTTCTTCCATATCTTTACTTAAATACGATAATTTTAAAGAAGCTGTATCGCCGGATTTAACCTCATCAGCTTTCCAAACTACATTAAAAAATCCTTGCGGACCTCCGTGTAAAGCATTTGGAGCGTTGTTAATTGCCAATTGATATTCTTTTCCATCAAGCGAAAATTTACCTTTTGCAATTCGGTTTCCGTATCTTCCGATTAAAGCTCCAAAAAATGGATTTTCTTTTTCGTATTGCGCCAAATTACTGAATCCGATTACTACATTTTCAGAAACACCTTCTTTATTTGGCACTTTCAAATCTGTAATTCTTCCTCCAAAAGTGATGATGTCAACCTCCATCCCATTTTGGTTTTTCAGTTTATAGCTCTCTACTTTTTCGCCTTTGGCAGTAGTTCCATACTCTGATTTATCGATTGTAACTAATGCTTTTTCATCAGTGGCAACTTTTTCTGTATCGGCTTTTTTATCGCCTTTACACTGAATTGAAACTGCAGCCAAACTTAAAAGGCTTAGACCGAAAACACAACGTTTTAATGCATTCATAAATGATAGTTTTTTTAAGTTAGTAAAGTCTTAAAGTCGAAAGTCTTAAAGTCT
This portion of the Flavobacterium gelatinilyticum genome encodes:
- a CDS encoding OsmC family protein, with the protein product MKHLFKAQLNWIFKQSSAEVSKKFYSKTHQIQIEGKPILEVSAAKAFKGDPELYNPEDLLLSSLVSCHMMSYLYVCSQNGIEVISYSDNAEATLEVNPDGSGRFVEVRLNPNVTIVNKNKIELANELHFKANQLCFIANSCNFPVLHNASCEVSTI
- a CDS encoding leucine-rich repeat domain-containing protein; translated protein: MRNYYVSIFLLFTLLSCSKKQELKQFSLDKINDLKSYNNLDSLPKDLDKVYRLDLSKKGLKKLPEVVFELSNLQELNVSENYLSDLNGIDKLKKLQILNIGMNDFKILPNEVTTLKNLKVLDIWWNDIKTFPESFYQNNDEIEELDMTSMFEFDFSANLSKIHRFKNLKELNLGNNQIKNLNIQFEKLINLETFGYIRQDKIDVKNVILGLSKCKKLKTIHLSVNHIKELPREISLLNNLEELNLYENELTNLPDNLLEMKGLKSITLDGNKIDKTIISKFETKMTGTAFIY
- a CDS encoding aldose epimerase family protein; the encoded protein is MNALKRCVFGLSLLSLAAVSIQCKGDKKADTEKVATDEKALVTIDKSEYGTTAKGEKVESYKLKNQNGMEVDIITFGGRITDLKVPNKEGVSENVVIGFSNLAQYEKENPFFGALIGRYGNRIAKGKFSLDGKEYQLAINNAPNALHGGPQGFFNVVWKADEVKSGDTASLKLSYLSKDMEEGYPGNLKVIVTYTLTNDNQLEVLYEATTDKTTVVNLTQHSYFNLSGDFTKTILDHELTLNADKLVPVDATLIPTGKLDDVAGTPFDFRTPKLIGKDINVKNEQLERGKGYDHCWVLNNPEKGKTIIAKVYHAASGRVMEMTTDEPGIQFYSGNFLDGTLPMPNGGTFAHRTGLCLETEHYPDSPNQKNFPTTVLNPGENYKTKTTFKFSVKK